A single Cyclopterus lumpus isolate fCycLum1 chromosome 1, fCycLum1.pri, whole genome shotgun sequence DNA region contains:
- the rbm47 gene encoding RNA-binding protein 47 isoform X6, with protein sequence MTAEDPASSSTMSNNAAPTKPSQPAGASHQSLHGQINTPEGVAGASNEPALVSLMERTGYTMVQENGQRKYGPPPGWNAASPPRGCEIFVGKIPRDVYEDELVPVFESVGRIYEMRLMMDFDGKNRGYAFVMYTEKHEAKRAVRELNNYEVRPGRLLGVCSSVDNCRLFIGGIPKTKKREEILEEVSKVTEGVLDVIVYASAADKMKNRGFAFVEYESHRAAAMARRKLMPGRIQLWGHQIAVDWAEPEIDVDEDVMETVKILYVRNLMMETSEETIRQVFSQWNPGCVERVKKIRDYAFVHFTSRDDAVMAMDHLNGTEVEGSCIEVTLAKPVDKEQYSRQKASKGAPATPEPAQQNYVYQCDPYTLAYYGYPYNTLIGPNRDYFVKAGTVRGRGRAAAGNRTPGPRGSYLGGYSAGRGIYSRYHEGKSKQLEKPYELMPSLELAASVNSVGIKHGTMTLPTLGGQYPVFSTAPAGKLMEEGKVHTVEHLLNPLAMQHAEHTTATAAGTVLPAVSTPPPFQGRPITPVYAMAHNVQRIPTAGGLYGAGYVPITNYAANSAALAALQKNAAVAAAAYGGYAGYAMPQAFPATAFQLPIHDVYQTY encoded by the exons ATGACAGCCGAAGATCCTGCTTCCTCCTCGACCATGAGCAATAACGCTGCCCCCACCAAACCCTCCCAACCTGCTGGTGCCTCCCACCAGTCTCTTCATGGACAGATCAACACCCCTGAGGGAGTTGCGGGTGCTTCCAATGAGCCTGCACTGGTATCCCTGATGGAGCGCACTGGCTACACTATGGTCCAGGAAAATGGTCAGCGTAAATATGGCCCTCCTCCTGGTTGGAATGCTGCATCTCCACCAAGGGGATGTGAAATCTTTGTGGGCAAGATCCCACGGGACGTTTATGAGGATGAGCTGGTGCCAGTGTTTGAGTCTGTAGGACGCATCTATGAGATGCGGCTGATGATGGACTTTGACGGGAAGAACAGAGGGTACGCATTTGTGATGTacacagagaaacatgaggCCAAGCGGGCTGTACGCGAGCTCAACAACTATGAGGTGCGGCCTGGGCGACTGCTGGGGGTCTGCTCCTCCGTGGACAACTGCCGTCTTTTCATTGGTGGTATCCCCAAGACCAAAAAGCGGGAGGAGATCCTGGAGGAGGTCTCCAAGGTGACAGAAGGGGTACTAGATGTGATAGTTTATGCCAGTGCTGCAGACAAGATGAAGAACAGAGGCTTTGCCTTTGTCGAGTATGAATCGCACCGTGCGGCTGCCATGGCTCGCAGGAAGTTGATGCCTGGACGTATTCAGCTCTGGGGCCACCAGATTGCAGTGGACTGGGCTGAGCCGGAGATTGATGTGGACGAAGACGTTATGGAGACAGTGAAGATTCTCTACGTCAGGAATCTTATGATGGAGACCAGCGAGGAGACAATCAGACAG GTGTTCAGCCAGTGGAATCCTGGATGTGTTGAACGTGTGAAGAAAATCCGCGATTATGCCTTCGTCCACTTTACCTCCCGGGACGATGCTGTCATGGCCATGGACCACCTCAATGGCACAGAGGTGGAAGGGTCCTGCATCGAGGTGACGCTCGCCAAGCCAGTTGATAAAGAGCAGTACTCGCGCCAAAAGGCCTCCAAAGGAGCTCCTGCCACTCCAGAGCCTGCTCAACAGAACTACGTTTACCAGTGTGATCCCTACACACTGGCCTACTATGGTTATCCCTACAACACCCTCATTGGACCCAACAGGGACTACTTCGTCAAAG CAGGTACTGTGCGAGGTCGTGGTCGTGCTGCTGCAGGTAACCGTACCCCTGGACCACGGGGGTCGTACCTGGGGGGTTACTCTGCCGGTCGTGGCATCTACAGCCGCTACCATGAGGGCAAGTCCAAGCAGCTCGAAAAGCCCTATGAGTTGATGCCCAGTCTGGAGCTTGCGGCCTCCGTCAACTCTGTTGGCATCAAACATGGCACAA TGACGTTGCCGACTCTGGGCGGGCAGTACCCGGTGTTCAGCACGGCTCCTGCGGGCAAGCTGATGGAGGAGGGCAAGGTGCACACGGTGGAgcacctcctcaaccctctggCCATGCAACACGCTGAACACACCACCGCTACTGCTGCTGGCACCGTCCTACCGGCGGTCTCTACCCCACCGCCCTTTCAG GGCCGTCCCATCACTCCGGTCTACGCCATGGCCCACAACGTACAGCGCATCCCGACGGCCGGCGGCCTGTACGGAGCTGGATACGTCCCCATCACAAACTACGCGGCCAACTCAGCGGCTCTGGCCGCCCTGCAGAAGAACGCGGCGGTGGCCGCTGCGGCGTATGGCGGCTACGCGGGCTACGCCATGCCACAGGCCTTCCCCGCCACGGCCTTCCAGCTGCCCATCCACGATGTCTACCAGACATATTGA
- the rbm47 gene encoding RNA-binding protein 47 isoform X5, translating into MTAEDPASSSTMSNNAAPTKPSQPAGASHQSLHGQINTPEGVAGASNEPALVSLMERTGYTMVQENGQRKYGPPPGWNAASPPRGCEIFVGKIPRDVYEDELVPVFESVGRIYEMRLMMDFDGKNRGYAFVMYTEKHEAKRAVRELNNYEVRPGRLLGVCSSVDNCRLFIGGIPKTKKREEILEEVSKVTEGVLDVIVYASAADKMKNRGFAFVEYESHRAAAMARRKLMPGRIQLWGHQIAVDWAEPEIDVDEDVMETVKILYVRNLMMETSEETIRQVFSQWNPGCVERVKKIRDYAFVHFTSRDDAVMAMDHLNGTEVEGSCIEVTLAKPVDKEQYSRQKASKGAPATPEPAQQNYVYQCDPYTLAYYGYPYNTLIGPNRDYFVKGSPMIQNNGTVRGRGRAAAGNRTPGPRGSYLGGYSAGRGIYSRYHEGKSKQLEKPYELMPSLELAASVNSVGIKHGTMTLPTLGGQYPVFSTAPAGKLMEEGKVHTVEHLLNPLAMQHAEHTTATAAGTVLPAVSTPPPFQGRPITPVYAMAHNVQRIPTAGGLYGAGYVPITNYAANSAALAALQKNAAVAAAAYGGYAGYAMPQAFPATAFQLPIHDVYQTY; encoded by the exons ATGACAGCCGAAGATCCTGCTTCCTCCTCGACCATGAGCAATAACGCTGCCCCCACCAAACCCTCCCAACCTGCTGGTGCCTCCCACCAGTCTCTTCATGGACAGATCAACACCCCTGAGGGAGTTGCGGGTGCTTCCAATGAGCCTGCACTGGTATCCCTGATGGAGCGCACTGGCTACACTATGGTCCAGGAAAATGGTCAGCGTAAATATGGCCCTCCTCCTGGTTGGAATGCTGCATCTCCACCAAGGGGATGTGAAATCTTTGTGGGCAAGATCCCACGGGACGTTTATGAGGATGAGCTGGTGCCAGTGTTTGAGTCTGTAGGACGCATCTATGAGATGCGGCTGATGATGGACTTTGACGGGAAGAACAGAGGGTACGCATTTGTGATGTacacagagaaacatgaggCCAAGCGGGCTGTACGCGAGCTCAACAACTATGAGGTGCGGCCTGGGCGACTGCTGGGGGTCTGCTCCTCCGTGGACAACTGCCGTCTTTTCATTGGTGGTATCCCCAAGACCAAAAAGCGGGAGGAGATCCTGGAGGAGGTCTCCAAGGTGACAGAAGGGGTACTAGATGTGATAGTTTATGCCAGTGCTGCAGACAAGATGAAGAACAGAGGCTTTGCCTTTGTCGAGTATGAATCGCACCGTGCGGCTGCCATGGCTCGCAGGAAGTTGATGCCTGGACGTATTCAGCTCTGGGGCCACCAGATTGCAGTGGACTGGGCTGAGCCGGAGATTGATGTGGACGAAGACGTTATGGAGACAGTGAAGATTCTCTACGTCAGGAATCTTATGATGGAGACCAGCGAGGAGACAATCAGACAG GTGTTCAGCCAGTGGAATCCTGGATGTGTTGAACGTGTGAAGAAAATCCGCGATTATGCCTTCGTCCACTTTACCTCCCGGGACGATGCTGTCATGGCCATGGACCACCTCAATGGCACAGAGGTGGAAGGGTCCTGCATCGAGGTGACGCTCGCCAAGCCAGTTGATAAAGAGCAGTACTCGCGCCAAAAGGCCTCCAAAGGAGCTCCTGCCACTCCAGAGCCTGCTCAACAGAACTACGTTTACCAGTGTGATCCCTACACACTGGCCTACTATGGTTATCCCTACAACACCCTCATTGGACCCAACAGGGACTACTTCGTCAAAG GATCCCCAATGATACAGAACAATG GTACTGTGCGAGGTCGTGGTCGTGCTGCTGCAGGTAACCGTACCCCTGGACCACGGGGGTCGTACCTGGGGGGTTACTCTGCCGGTCGTGGCATCTACAGCCGCTACCATGAGGGCAAGTCCAAGCAGCTCGAAAAGCCCTATGAGTTGATGCCCAGTCTGGAGCTTGCGGCCTCCGTCAACTCTGTTGGCATCAAACATGGCACAA TGACGTTGCCGACTCTGGGCGGGCAGTACCCGGTGTTCAGCACGGCTCCTGCGGGCAAGCTGATGGAGGAGGGCAAGGTGCACACGGTGGAgcacctcctcaaccctctggCCATGCAACACGCTGAACACACCACCGCTACTGCTGCTGGCACCGTCCTACCGGCGGTCTCTACCCCACCGCCCTTTCAG GGCCGTCCCATCACTCCGGTCTACGCCATGGCCCACAACGTACAGCGCATCCCGACGGCCGGCGGCCTGTACGGAGCTGGATACGTCCCCATCACAAACTACGCGGCCAACTCAGCGGCTCTGGCCGCCCTGCAGAAGAACGCGGCGGTGGCCGCTGCGGCGTATGGCGGCTACGCGGGCTACGCCATGCCACAGGCCTTCCCCGCCACGGCCTTCCAGCTGCCCATCCACGATGTCTACCAGACATATTGA
- the rbm47 gene encoding RNA-binding protein 47 isoform X1, which produces MTAEDPASSSTMSNNAAPTKPSQPAGASHQSLHGQINTPEGVAGASNEPALVSLMERTGYTMVQENGQRKYGPPPGWNAASPPRGCEIFVGKIPRDVYEDELVPVFESVGRIYEMRLMMDFDGKNRGYAFVMYTEKHEAKRAVRELNNYEVRPGRLLGVCSSVDNCRLFIGGIPKTKKREEILEEVSKVTEGVLDVIVYASAADKMKNRGFAFVEYESHRAAAMARRKLMPGRIQLWGHQIAVDWAEPEIDVDEDVMETVKILYVRNLMMETSEETIRQVFSQWNPGCVERVKKIRDYAFVHFTSRDDAVMAMDHLNGTEVEGSCIEVTLAKPVDKEQYSRQKASKGAPATPEPAQQNYVYQCDPYTLAYYGYPYNTLIGPNRDYFVKGSPMIQNNAGTVRGRGRAAAGNRTPGPRGSYLGGYSAGRGIYSRYHEGKSKQLEKPYELMPSLELAASVNSVGIKHGTMTLPTLGGQYPVFSTAPAGKLMEEGKVHTVEHLLNPLAMQHAEHTTATAAGTVLPAVSTPPPFQSSFFCIPQGRPITPVYAMAHNVQRIPTAGGLYGAGYVPITNYAANSAALAALQKNAAVAAAAYGGYAGYAMPQAFPATAFQLPIHDVYQTY; this is translated from the exons ATGACAGCCGAAGATCCTGCTTCCTCCTCGACCATGAGCAATAACGCTGCCCCCACCAAACCCTCCCAACCTGCTGGTGCCTCCCACCAGTCTCTTCATGGACAGATCAACACCCCTGAGGGAGTTGCGGGTGCTTCCAATGAGCCTGCACTGGTATCCCTGATGGAGCGCACTGGCTACACTATGGTCCAGGAAAATGGTCAGCGTAAATATGGCCCTCCTCCTGGTTGGAATGCTGCATCTCCACCAAGGGGATGTGAAATCTTTGTGGGCAAGATCCCACGGGACGTTTATGAGGATGAGCTGGTGCCAGTGTTTGAGTCTGTAGGACGCATCTATGAGATGCGGCTGATGATGGACTTTGACGGGAAGAACAGAGGGTACGCATTTGTGATGTacacagagaaacatgaggCCAAGCGGGCTGTACGCGAGCTCAACAACTATGAGGTGCGGCCTGGGCGACTGCTGGGGGTCTGCTCCTCCGTGGACAACTGCCGTCTTTTCATTGGTGGTATCCCCAAGACCAAAAAGCGGGAGGAGATCCTGGAGGAGGTCTCCAAGGTGACAGAAGGGGTACTAGATGTGATAGTTTATGCCAGTGCTGCAGACAAGATGAAGAACAGAGGCTTTGCCTTTGTCGAGTATGAATCGCACCGTGCGGCTGCCATGGCTCGCAGGAAGTTGATGCCTGGACGTATTCAGCTCTGGGGCCACCAGATTGCAGTGGACTGGGCTGAGCCGGAGATTGATGTGGACGAAGACGTTATGGAGACAGTGAAGATTCTCTACGTCAGGAATCTTATGATGGAGACCAGCGAGGAGACAATCAGACAG GTGTTCAGCCAGTGGAATCCTGGATGTGTTGAACGTGTGAAGAAAATCCGCGATTATGCCTTCGTCCACTTTACCTCCCGGGACGATGCTGTCATGGCCATGGACCACCTCAATGGCACAGAGGTGGAAGGGTCCTGCATCGAGGTGACGCTCGCCAAGCCAGTTGATAAAGAGCAGTACTCGCGCCAAAAGGCCTCCAAAGGAGCTCCTGCCACTCCAGAGCCTGCTCAACAGAACTACGTTTACCAGTGTGATCCCTACACACTGGCCTACTATGGTTATCCCTACAACACCCTCATTGGACCCAACAGGGACTACTTCGTCAAAG GATCCCCAATGATACAGAACAATG CAGGTACTGTGCGAGGTCGTGGTCGTGCTGCTGCAGGTAACCGTACCCCTGGACCACGGGGGTCGTACCTGGGGGGTTACTCTGCCGGTCGTGGCATCTACAGCCGCTACCATGAGGGCAAGTCCAAGCAGCTCGAAAAGCCCTATGAGTTGATGCCCAGTCTGGAGCTTGCGGCCTCCGTCAACTCTGTTGGCATCAAACATGGCACAA TGACGTTGCCGACTCTGGGCGGGCAGTACCCGGTGTTCAGCACGGCTCCTGCGGGCAAGCTGATGGAGGAGGGCAAGGTGCACACGGTGGAgcacctcctcaaccctctggCCATGCAACACGCTGAACACACCACCGCTACTGCTGCTGGCACCGTCCTACCGGCGGTCTCTACCCCACCGCCCTTTCAG TCCTCTTTCTTCTGCATTCCCCAGGGCCGTCCCATCACTCCGGTCTACGCCATGGCCCACAACGTACAGCGCATCCCGACGGCCGGCGGCCTGTACGGAGCTGGATACGTCCCCATCACAAACTACGCGGCCAACTCAGCGGCTCTGGCCGCCCTGCAGAAGAACGCGGCGGTGGCCGCTGCGGCGTATGGCGGCTACGCGGGCTACGCCATGCCACAGGCCTTCCCCGCCACGGCCTTCCAGCTGCCCATCCACGATGTCTACCAGACATATTGA
- the rbm47 gene encoding RNA-binding protein 47 isoform X2: MTAEDPASSSTMSNNAAPTKPSQPAGASHQSLHGQINTPEGVAGASNEPALVSLMERTGYTMVQENGQRKYGPPPGWNAASPPRGCEIFVGKIPRDVYEDELVPVFESVGRIYEMRLMMDFDGKNRGYAFVMYTEKHEAKRAVRELNNYEVRPGRLLGVCSSVDNCRLFIGGIPKTKKREEILEEVSKVTEGVLDVIVYASAADKMKNRGFAFVEYESHRAAAMARRKLMPGRIQLWGHQIAVDWAEPEIDVDEDVMETVKILYVRNLMMETSEETIRQVFSQWNPGCVERVKKIRDYAFVHFTSRDDAVMAMDHLNGTEVEGSCIEVTLAKPVDKEQYSRQKASKGAPATPEPAQQNYVYQCDPYTLAYYGYPYNTLIGPNRDYFVKGSPMIQNNGTVRGRGRAAAGNRTPGPRGSYLGGYSAGRGIYSRYHEGKSKQLEKPYELMPSLELAASVNSVGIKHGTMTLPTLGGQYPVFSTAPAGKLMEEGKVHTVEHLLNPLAMQHAEHTTATAAGTVLPAVSTPPPFQSSFFCIPQGRPITPVYAMAHNVQRIPTAGGLYGAGYVPITNYAANSAALAALQKNAAVAAAAYGGYAGYAMPQAFPATAFQLPIHDVYQTY; the protein is encoded by the exons ATGACAGCCGAAGATCCTGCTTCCTCCTCGACCATGAGCAATAACGCTGCCCCCACCAAACCCTCCCAACCTGCTGGTGCCTCCCACCAGTCTCTTCATGGACAGATCAACACCCCTGAGGGAGTTGCGGGTGCTTCCAATGAGCCTGCACTGGTATCCCTGATGGAGCGCACTGGCTACACTATGGTCCAGGAAAATGGTCAGCGTAAATATGGCCCTCCTCCTGGTTGGAATGCTGCATCTCCACCAAGGGGATGTGAAATCTTTGTGGGCAAGATCCCACGGGACGTTTATGAGGATGAGCTGGTGCCAGTGTTTGAGTCTGTAGGACGCATCTATGAGATGCGGCTGATGATGGACTTTGACGGGAAGAACAGAGGGTACGCATTTGTGATGTacacagagaaacatgaggCCAAGCGGGCTGTACGCGAGCTCAACAACTATGAGGTGCGGCCTGGGCGACTGCTGGGGGTCTGCTCCTCCGTGGACAACTGCCGTCTTTTCATTGGTGGTATCCCCAAGACCAAAAAGCGGGAGGAGATCCTGGAGGAGGTCTCCAAGGTGACAGAAGGGGTACTAGATGTGATAGTTTATGCCAGTGCTGCAGACAAGATGAAGAACAGAGGCTTTGCCTTTGTCGAGTATGAATCGCACCGTGCGGCTGCCATGGCTCGCAGGAAGTTGATGCCTGGACGTATTCAGCTCTGGGGCCACCAGATTGCAGTGGACTGGGCTGAGCCGGAGATTGATGTGGACGAAGACGTTATGGAGACAGTGAAGATTCTCTACGTCAGGAATCTTATGATGGAGACCAGCGAGGAGACAATCAGACAG GTGTTCAGCCAGTGGAATCCTGGATGTGTTGAACGTGTGAAGAAAATCCGCGATTATGCCTTCGTCCACTTTACCTCCCGGGACGATGCTGTCATGGCCATGGACCACCTCAATGGCACAGAGGTGGAAGGGTCCTGCATCGAGGTGACGCTCGCCAAGCCAGTTGATAAAGAGCAGTACTCGCGCCAAAAGGCCTCCAAAGGAGCTCCTGCCACTCCAGAGCCTGCTCAACAGAACTACGTTTACCAGTGTGATCCCTACACACTGGCCTACTATGGTTATCCCTACAACACCCTCATTGGACCCAACAGGGACTACTTCGTCAAAG GATCCCCAATGATACAGAACAATG GTACTGTGCGAGGTCGTGGTCGTGCTGCTGCAGGTAACCGTACCCCTGGACCACGGGGGTCGTACCTGGGGGGTTACTCTGCCGGTCGTGGCATCTACAGCCGCTACCATGAGGGCAAGTCCAAGCAGCTCGAAAAGCCCTATGAGTTGATGCCCAGTCTGGAGCTTGCGGCCTCCGTCAACTCTGTTGGCATCAAACATGGCACAA TGACGTTGCCGACTCTGGGCGGGCAGTACCCGGTGTTCAGCACGGCTCCTGCGGGCAAGCTGATGGAGGAGGGCAAGGTGCACACGGTGGAgcacctcctcaaccctctggCCATGCAACACGCTGAACACACCACCGCTACTGCTGCTGGCACCGTCCTACCGGCGGTCTCTACCCCACCGCCCTTTCAG TCCTCTTTCTTCTGCATTCCCCAGGGCCGTCCCATCACTCCGGTCTACGCCATGGCCCACAACGTACAGCGCATCCCGACGGCCGGCGGCCTGTACGGAGCTGGATACGTCCCCATCACAAACTACGCGGCCAACTCAGCGGCTCTGGCCGCCCTGCAGAAGAACGCGGCGGTGGCCGCTGCGGCGTATGGCGGCTACGCGGGCTACGCCATGCCACAGGCCTTCCCCGCCACGGCCTTCCAGCTGCCCATCCACGATGTCTACCAGACATATTGA
- the rbm47 gene encoding RNA-binding protein 47 isoform X3 yields MTAEDPASSSTMSNNAAPTKPSQPAGASHQSLHGQINTPEGVAGASNEPALVSLMERTGYTMVQENGQRKYGPPPGWNAASPPRGCEIFVGKIPRDVYEDELVPVFESVGRIYEMRLMMDFDGKNRGYAFVMYTEKHEAKRAVRELNNYEVRPGRLLGVCSSVDNCRLFIGGIPKTKKREEILEEVSKVTEGVLDVIVYASAADKMKNRGFAFVEYESHRAAAMARRKLMPGRIQLWGHQIAVDWAEPEIDVDEDVMETVKILYVRNLMMETSEETIRQVFSQWNPGCVERVKKIRDYAFVHFTSRDDAVMAMDHLNGTEVEGSCIEVTLAKPVDKEQYSRQKASKGAPATPEPAQQNYVYQCDPYTLAYYGYPYNTLIGPNRDYFVKGSPMIQNNAGTVRGRGRAAAGNRTPGPRGSYLGGYSAGRGIYSRYHEGKSKQLEKPYELMPSLELAASVNSVGIKHGTMTLPTLGGQYPVFSTAPAGKLMEEGKVHTVEHLLNPLAMQHAEHTTATAAGTVLPAVSTPPPFQGRPITPVYAMAHNVQRIPTAGGLYGAGYVPITNYAANSAALAALQKNAAVAAAAYGGYAGYAMPQAFPATAFQLPIHDVYQTY; encoded by the exons ATGACAGCCGAAGATCCTGCTTCCTCCTCGACCATGAGCAATAACGCTGCCCCCACCAAACCCTCCCAACCTGCTGGTGCCTCCCACCAGTCTCTTCATGGACAGATCAACACCCCTGAGGGAGTTGCGGGTGCTTCCAATGAGCCTGCACTGGTATCCCTGATGGAGCGCACTGGCTACACTATGGTCCAGGAAAATGGTCAGCGTAAATATGGCCCTCCTCCTGGTTGGAATGCTGCATCTCCACCAAGGGGATGTGAAATCTTTGTGGGCAAGATCCCACGGGACGTTTATGAGGATGAGCTGGTGCCAGTGTTTGAGTCTGTAGGACGCATCTATGAGATGCGGCTGATGATGGACTTTGACGGGAAGAACAGAGGGTACGCATTTGTGATGTacacagagaaacatgaggCCAAGCGGGCTGTACGCGAGCTCAACAACTATGAGGTGCGGCCTGGGCGACTGCTGGGGGTCTGCTCCTCCGTGGACAACTGCCGTCTTTTCATTGGTGGTATCCCCAAGACCAAAAAGCGGGAGGAGATCCTGGAGGAGGTCTCCAAGGTGACAGAAGGGGTACTAGATGTGATAGTTTATGCCAGTGCTGCAGACAAGATGAAGAACAGAGGCTTTGCCTTTGTCGAGTATGAATCGCACCGTGCGGCTGCCATGGCTCGCAGGAAGTTGATGCCTGGACGTATTCAGCTCTGGGGCCACCAGATTGCAGTGGACTGGGCTGAGCCGGAGATTGATGTGGACGAAGACGTTATGGAGACAGTGAAGATTCTCTACGTCAGGAATCTTATGATGGAGACCAGCGAGGAGACAATCAGACAG GTGTTCAGCCAGTGGAATCCTGGATGTGTTGAACGTGTGAAGAAAATCCGCGATTATGCCTTCGTCCACTTTACCTCCCGGGACGATGCTGTCATGGCCATGGACCACCTCAATGGCACAGAGGTGGAAGGGTCCTGCATCGAGGTGACGCTCGCCAAGCCAGTTGATAAAGAGCAGTACTCGCGCCAAAAGGCCTCCAAAGGAGCTCCTGCCACTCCAGAGCCTGCTCAACAGAACTACGTTTACCAGTGTGATCCCTACACACTGGCCTACTATGGTTATCCCTACAACACCCTCATTGGACCCAACAGGGACTACTTCGTCAAAG GATCCCCAATGATACAGAACAATG CAGGTACTGTGCGAGGTCGTGGTCGTGCTGCTGCAGGTAACCGTACCCCTGGACCACGGGGGTCGTACCTGGGGGGTTACTCTGCCGGTCGTGGCATCTACAGCCGCTACCATGAGGGCAAGTCCAAGCAGCTCGAAAAGCCCTATGAGTTGATGCCCAGTCTGGAGCTTGCGGCCTCCGTCAACTCTGTTGGCATCAAACATGGCACAA TGACGTTGCCGACTCTGGGCGGGCAGTACCCGGTGTTCAGCACGGCTCCTGCGGGCAAGCTGATGGAGGAGGGCAAGGTGCACACGGTGGAgcacctcctcaaccctctggCCATGCAACACGCTGAACACACCACCGCTACTGCTGCTGGCACCGTCCTACCGGCGGTCTCTACCCCACCGCCCTTTCAG GGCCGTCCCATCACTCCGGTCTACGCCATGGCCCACAACGTACAGCGCATCCCGACGGCCGGCGGCCTGTACGGAGCTGGATACGTCCCCATCACAAACTACGCGGCCAACTCAGCGGCTCTGGCCGCCCTGCAGAAGAACGCGGCGGTGGCCGCTGCGGCGTATGGCGGCTACGCGGGCTACGCCATGCCACAGGCCTTCCCCGCCACGGCCTTCCAGCTGCCCATCCACGATGTCTACCAGACATATTGA
- the rbm47 gene encoding RNA-binding protein 47 isoform X7: MTAEDPASSSTMSNNAAPTKPSQPAGASHQSLHGQINTPEGVAGASNEPALVSLMERTGYTMVQENGQRKYGPPPGWNAASPPRGCEIFVGKIPRDVYEDELVPVFESVGRIYEMRLMMDFDGKNRGYAFVMYTEKHEAKRAVRELNNYEVRPGRLLGVCSSVDNCRLFIGGIPKTKKREEILEEVSKVTEGVLDVIVYASAADKMKNRGFAFVEYESHRAAAMARRKLMPGRIQLWGHQIAVDWAEPEIDVDEDVMETVKILYVRNLMMETSEETIRQVFSQWNPGCVERVKKIRDYAFVHFTSRDDAVMAMDHLNGTEVEGSCIEVTLAKPVDKEQYSRQKASKGAPATPEPAQQNYVYQCDPYTLAYYGYPYNTLIGPNRDYFVKGSPMIQNNVTLPTLGGQYPVFSTAPAGKLMEEGKVHTVEHLLNPLAMQHAEHTTATAAGTVLPAVSTPPPFQSSFFCIPQGRPITPVYAMAHNVQRIPTAGGLYGAGYVPITNYAANSAALAALQKNAAVAAAAYGGYAGYAMPQAFPATAFQLPIHDVYQTY, from the exons ATGACAGCCGAAGATCCTGCTTCCTCCTCGACCATGAGCAATAACGCTGCCCCCACCAAACCCTCCCAACCTGCTGGTGCCTCCCACCAGTCTCTTCATGGACAGATCAACACCCCTGAGGGAGTTGCGGGTGCTTCCAATGAGCCTGCACTGGTATCCCTGATGGAGCGCACTGGCTACACTATGGTCCAGGAAAATGGTCAGCGTAAATATGGCCCTCCTCCTGGTTGGAATGCTGCATCTCCACCAAGGGGATGTGAAATCTTTGTGGGCAAGATCCCACGGGACGTTTATGAGGATGAGCTGGTGCCAGTGTTTGAGTCTGTAGGACGCATCTATGAGATGCGGCTGATGATGGACTTTGACGGGAAGAACAGAGGGTACGCATTTGTGATGTacacagagaaacatgaggCCAAGCGGGCTGTACGCGAGCTCAACAACTATGAGGTGCGGCCTGGGCGACTGCTGGGGGTCTGCTCCTCCGTGGACAACTGCCGTCTTTTCATTGGTGGTATCCCCAAGACCAAAAAGCGGGAGGAGATCCTGGAGGAGGTCTCCAAGGTGACAGAAGGGGTACTAGATGTGATAGTTTATGCCAGTGCTGCAGACAAGATGAAGAACAGAGGCTTTGCCTTTGTCGAGTATGAATCGCACCGTGCGGCTGCCATGGCTCGCAGGAAGTTGATGCCTGGACGTATTCAGCTCTGGGGCCACCAGATTGCAGTGGACTGGGCTGAGCCGGAGATTGATGTGGACGAAGACGTTATGGAGACAGTGAAGATTCTCTACGTCAGGAATCTTATGATGGAGACCAGCGAGGAGACAATCAGACAG GTGTTCAGCCAGTGGAATCCTGGATGTGTTGAACGTGTGAAGAAAATCCGCGATTATGCCTTCGTCCACTTTACCTCCCGGGACGATGCTGTCATGGCCATGGACCACCTCAATGGCACAGAGGTGGAAGGGTCCTGCATCGAGGTGACGCTCGCCAAGCCAGTTGATAAAGAGCAGTACTCGCGCCAAAAGGCCTCCAAAGGAGCTCCTGCCACTCCAGAGCCTGCTCAACAGAACTACGTTTACCAGTGTGATCCCTACACACTGGCCTACTATGGTTATCCCTACAACACCCTCATTGGACCCAACAGGGACTACTTCGTCAAAG GATCCCCAATGATACAGAACAATG TGACGTTGCCGACTCTGGGCGGGCAGTACCCGGTGTTCAGCACGGCTCCTGCGGGCAAGCTGATGGAGGAGGGCAAGGTGCACACGGTGGAgcacctcctcaaccctctggCCATGCAACACGCTGAACACACCACCGCTACTGCTGCTGGCACCGTCCTACCGGCGGTCTCTACCCCACCGCCCTTTCAG TCCTCTTTCTTCTGCATTCCCCAGGGCCGTCCCATCACTCCGGTCTACGCCATGGCCCACAACGTACAGCGCATCCCGACGGCCGGCGGCCTGTACGGAGCTGGATACGTCCCCATCACAAACTACGCGGCCAACTCAGCGGCTCTGGCCGCCCTGCAGAAGAACGCGGCGGTGGCCGCTGCGGCGTATGGCGGCTACGCGGGCTACGCCATGCCACAGGCCTTCCCCGCCACGGCCTTCCAGCTGCCCATCCACGATGTCTACCAGACATATTGA